DNA sequence from the Pedobacter sp. W3I1 genome:
ATTCGATAATCTGGCAGAGAACGCCTACAAATATTCGAAACCAGAACAGAAAAAATTGCACATTAGTGCAAAGCTGATTAAAGGGGTACTGGTTTTCCGGTTTGCCGATAAAGGGATCGGTATCGCATCGTCAGAATTAAACAATATATTTAAGAAGTTTTTCAGGATTCAGAATGAATATAACCAAATGGGCAGTGTAGGCCTGGGTTTGGCATTCTGCAAAGAACTGGTTAACTTTATGGAGGGAGAGATCTCTGTAAAAAGCAAAGTAGGAAGTGGTACTGAATTTAAAATTGTACTGCCTTATAATAGTTAAAATTGGAAAGTTAAAGGTTGAAATGTTGTAAGGTTGTGTTCAACATTCGAACTTTATAACGTTTCAACATACAACCACATTAAACACATACAAATGTCTAAAGAAGTAAAAATATTAATCGTAGAAGATGATGAAAATCTTCGCTTTCTTGTTGCCCACCGTTTAAAGGCTGAAGGTTATACCGTGCTTGAAGCAAATGATGGCGAAGCTGGAGAAAGAATGATTTTAGCCGATCAGCCTGATATTGTTTTATTAGATTGGATGATGCCTGGCAAACAGGGGGCAGAAGTTTGCGAGAATGTGCGCAAGCAGGGTTTTGAAAATCTAATCATTATGATGACTGCTAAAGCACAGGATGTAGATAAAATTGACGCCTATAACTTTGGTGCATCTGATTATATCACCAAACCATTTAATATGGATGTTTTGGTGGCGATGCTGGAGAGTAAAGTGAAATTTATCGTGAATAAAGATACCGCCGAAATTCACCGTTTTGGTAATATGGAACATCATCCAAACATCCACACTTTATTCAGGGATGGAAAGAAGATCGAATTAACGATATTGGAAAACCGCATCCTGCTTTATTTCTTGCGTAACCCAGGTAAAGTAATTAACCGAGACGAATTGATGTTGGTGGTATGGGGCTATAACTCTGATGTAAACACCAGAACGCTTGATATGCACATTGTACGTTTACGTAAGAAGATAGAATTAAATCCTGATAATCCACAGTTGTTACAAACCGTTAGGGGCGTAGGATATCGCTTTAACGCGGGATAATTATATTGCGCCGTCAGATGTTGCCATCTGACGGTTATATACAAGTCAGATGGTAACATCTGACACCACTGTAAGTGGCGGAGAAATCTATGAGGTGATTTACTTAAATCTCTTTTATAGATTTCTCCATTTCGTTGCACTTCAGTCGAAATGACGAATTTTATTTATTACGCCCTCTTCAAAGTAAAAATTGTAATTTCTGGTAAAACACCAACCCTGCCCGGATAACCTAAAAAGCCATAACCCACATTAACATAAAGCTGTTGTTTTTGCTCCTGGTACAAACCCGCCCATTCTTTGTAAATGTACTGCACCGGGCTCCATTGAAACTCTTTTAAACGAACACCAAACTGCATTCCGTGTGTGTGACCACTAAACATGGCATCTATTTGCGGGTATTTTTTTAAAACCTCTCCACGCCAGTGCGAAGGATCGTGACTAAGCAAAAGTTTAACCGGTAAATCATCTGTATTTTGAACCGCCAGTTCCATTTTGCCATATTTCGGAAAACGACCCATACCCCAATTTTCAATACCTAAAATCCCGATTTCTTCTCCATCTACTTTTAATCTCCTGTTTTCGTTCATAAGTAAATCGTAACCCATTACTTTGTGCACATCAACCATATCTTTCAGGTTTTTTACCTTGGCAGGAGATGATTCTTTACCAAAATAATAGTCGCCATAATCGTGGTTTCCCAGTGATGAATATACACCGAGCGGTGCTTTTATTTTAGAAAATATGTCCTGGTAATCTCTTACTTCGTTGGTCAGGTTATTCACCAAATCACCGGTAAAAAAGACAAAATCGGGTTTCTCGCGCAATAGCATTTCTACACCACCTTTTACGGCTGTTTTATTGTAAAAGCTGCCAGAGTGGATGTCCGAAATTTGTCCCATGGTAATGCCGTCAAAAGCCTTGGGTAAGTTAGGGAGGATTAAATTTACGCGTCTCACCTGGTAATCGTATGCGCCGGAAATAATACCCCAGCTCAGCGAAGTTAATGGTACTGCTGCGGCCACCAATCCGGCTTTAACTAAAAACTCTGAACGTGAGATGGGTTCTGCCACAGTTGCAGAATTCTGTGCTGTAGAAACCTCACTCTTTTTATTCCTTCTAAAAATCTTAATGAATAACCTGCGTAAATCATCCAGTACCAGAAAGGGCAACATAGCCAGTTTACAGGCTACCGTTAAAAAAAAGGCAACCAAAATAATGGCCCTTAACGTAAGAAAAAGATTGAGGTAAATGCCGCAGAAAACGCCAATGATCAATAGTGCGCTATAAGTCCAGTAAATAATGCCAAATACTTTTTTAGTGCCTGGTTTCCATTTTTTAAAAACAGCGATAATGGCTTTATAACAATAAATATCAAAAGCAATGATGAATATGCAGGCGGCAATGATGAAAGGTAATCTTCCCATGTATCGGGTTTGTGTATTAAGTAAATAATCAGGCTAATTTTTTGAATGCCTAAATTTAGGTATTTGAGGTAAATAAATTATCTAATATTCGTTGAGGATGATCTAAAAAGGATTTATAAACTCTATAAACCTCCGATTCCTCATATTTAACCCTGGTTATTTTATCTTCAGTCATTTCATATATCCAGGCATCAGGGTAGGATAATAAAATCGGAGAGTGTGTAGCGATAATAAATTGGGCATTTTTGTTTGCCAGATTATAGATTTTAGATAACATGGCAATTTGCTTGGTGGCAGAAAGCGCTGATTCGGGCTCATCCAGGATATAAACACCATTTCCGCTAAATCGATTCATAAATAGTGCCCAAAACGATTGTCCGTGAGATTGTTCGTGCAAGGATAGCCCGCCATAAGAATTTATAATTTTGGGTCCGTCAAAGTCCTCATCTAGCTTATCAATCTCGCTGGCAACATTGTAAAAACTCTCACCTCTAAGGAAATAACCATCTCTTGGCTTTTTAAAACTTTTCGATATCGTTAAAAAATTATGAAGGTCAGAATGTGTTTCTGCATTGCTAAAATTGAAGTTTTTACTACCGCCCTCTGCATTGAAACCAAGATAAACTGCAATAGCTTCAATTAATGTAGACTTCCCAACGCCATTCTCGCCTGTGAAAAATGTTACGTTTGGGTGAAAAGCTAATTCTTCAAAAGATTTTATACATGGAATGTTAAACGGATATCGATCAGGAACATTGTCTTGATTTAATCTCATCGATAAAAGATATCCGTTAAACTCCATTAAATATGATTATCTGAAATCGTCTTCATCCTCTTCTTCGTCAAATTCGGCATTAAATAAACTGCCAAACATATCAGAGAAGCCGAAACCGCCATTTAAAAAGTTTTTGCTCAACTGCGAGTATTCAGCTAAACCATGTAGCACGAACTCCATTAACAATAAAGTTTGGTTTTCGCTTAATTTTGGATGAAATTTCTTTACCAGATCGTATAGGTTTGGCACCAGCATCAATGCTTTTTTATACTGCGCATTGGTTAAAGCATCGGTAACATCTACATTATTGCCTTCGGTAAACCATTCGGTTACTTCAGTATAAGGGTTGGCCGTTTTGCTCTTTTTTGCTTTTTCTGGATCAGGGAAGTAACGTGCAAACAAAGTTTTAACCGCCTTGCCGATTAAGGTAGTGGCTACATGCGCTGGCCCTTCCAGTTCGCCTTCGTAAACCAATTCTATTTTACCGGTTATGGCCGGGATAATTCCTGCAAGGTCAGACAAACGGACAAAAGTATTCTTCTCGCCGGCGATCAGCATTCGTCTTTCGGCAGTGCTGATTAAATTTTCATAGGCTGAAATGGTTAACCTTGCTGAAACGCCCGATTTCTGGTCGATGTATTCGCTTTTACGTGCCTCAAAAGCAATCTGCTCAATCAAATCCTTTACCAGGCCATCAGCTTCAATATTGGCTTTTTGATCTGCCGTTAATTTTGCTTCCTGGAAAGTAATTTTGCGCGAAATTTCGATGGTTTTAGGGTAATGCGTCAAAATCTGACTTTCAATCCTGTCTTTCAAAGGGGTAACGATGCTTCCACGGTTGGTATAATCTTCAGGGTTTGCAGTAAATACAAACTGGATATCCAGCGGTAAACGCAGTTTGAAACCACGGATTTGGATATCTTTCTCCTGCAACATGTTAAATAAGGCCACCTGGATACGTGCCTGTAAATCCGGAAGCTCGTTAATTACGAAAATGCTGCGGTGTGCACGTGGAATTAAACCAAAGTGGATTACACGTTCATCATTATAGGTTAATTTCAATGTGGCGGCTTTAATGGGGTCAACATCACCAATTAAATCGGCAACGGTAACGTCGGGTGTAGCCAGTTTTTCGGTATATCTTTCGTTGCGGTGCAACCAGGCAATTTCGGTATCATCGCCTTTTATGGCAATTTCGTTTTTAGCATACCAGGAAATTGGATTCAATGGATCATCAAAAATCTCACTTCCGGCAACATATGGCACATATTCATCCAGTAAATTTACCATTAAACGGGCAATACGTGTTTTAGCCTGTCCGCGCAATCCCAATAATAAAATATTATGACGTGATAAAATGGCTGTTTGTAGTTCGGGAATCACCGTTTCATCATAGCCAATAATGCCTTCAAATTCGGTTTTTTTATCGCGGAGAACTTTAATCAGATTTTCCCTCAGCTCTTCTTTTACAGATCTTGATTTATATCCTGTGGTTTTTAATTCGCCTAATGTTGTGTTTTGCATATATTGGATTATACTATTCGTTATTTATTCTTCAATTTTTTCATAAACTCACCAATTGCGGGCTGAAGTTCTTTGAAAAGTTCTTGGTCTCTATTTTTTAAAACTACTTCGGTAAACATTTTCAAACCAATGGCAAACTCGATACTCTGATTTTCATCCTCAAAAATGTTTTTGCTTTTAATGGCATTGATAATGCTGAATATATTATCGTGGTTGTCAAATTCAAGTGTTAAAGGCGCATTGCTGATGTCTTCTTCTCTTGCTAAAGATATTTCTTCTAGTGTTAACTTATATCTATTTGTACGTTTAGCCATGCTTAATTTATTTGATATCCTATATCTTCCGACTCCGGACTAAGGACTTCGGACTCCTGACTATTTAACTGTCTTTCTTCTGTTTTTAATGTAATCTTCAAAAATGTATTCGCCCAAACCATTTAAGGAGCTATAAAAAGCCCTGCCGCCATTAATTTCGGTAAACTGGCGAACAAACTGTTGCAGGTAAGGGTCTTTGGCAATCATAAATGTAGTAATCGGAATCTTTAGCCGCTTACATTGGGCAGCCATGTTTAAGGTTTTATTAATTACCTTCCTATCCAAACCCATACTATTCTTATAATATTTGCCATTTTCCTTTAAGCAGGTTGGTTTTCCGTCGGTAATCATGAAAATCTGCTTATTATGCGTTTTCCTTCGACGGAGTAAATCTGCAGCCAATTCTAATCCTGCATAGGTATTGGTATGGTAAGGGCCAACCTGTAAATAAGGCAGGTCTTTTACGCTAATTGGCCAGGCATCATTTCCGAAAACCACAATGTCTAAAGTATCTTTAGGGTACTTTGTTTTAATGAGCTCGGCCAAAGCCATGGCAACTTTTTTGGCAGGGGTAATCCGGTCTTCGCCATATAGAATCATCGAATGCGAAATATCTATCATCAATACGGTAGAAGTTAAGGTTTTAAAATCCTTTTCCTCTACTTCCAGATCGCGGTCGGTTAAGGTAAAATCGCCAATACCGTGGTTAATCTGCGCATTGTGGATAGAAGCCGTCATATCAATCTGATCCAAACTGTCTCCAAAGCTGTATTCGCGTCTGTCAGCATTTTTTTCTTCACCAACGCCTGATTGGTTACTGTTGTGATTTCCCCGCCCTGATTTTTTTAGTTTCCCGAAAATTTCATCAAGGGCTGATTTACGGATCGTCTGTTCGGTTTTAGCTGTAATTTTAAATTCCCCGGATTGATTGTCTTCCGTAAGATAACCCTTGTCTTTCAGGTCATCAATAAAATTGCCAATCCCATAATCGTTATTGGTTAATTTATATTGCTTGTCGAGCTCGTTCAACCAGCTTAAAGCCTCTGCTGCGTCTCCAGCTGTATAATTCAGCAGTTCGCTAAATAATTTCAGCAACTCATCAAACCCACCCTTTGGCGCATCGCCCGGCTTATAATCAGAAAAACGAAAACCTCTCATGTGCTTATATTAACGATTTATCGAAGATAAAAGTTTCGCTTTGCATTAATTTAAGCGCGGTGTCATATTTGGAGCGTAAATTAGACTTCTCAGATTTTAAGAATATGCGAGAAAAAAATAGTCGCATTCAATGAAGCTTATCAGCTAGATAACTTAGGTGCTCGATATTATTTTGAAAAGCATGGTTCAGCGCTTTTCGGTCGCGAAAGTCCTGCTATCGCTTCAAGTCCTCACTCGTGCCTCGTTCCGGGCTTTCCGCTTTATCAGGTTTATTTAACATGGGCCTGTAGTTCTTAAGTTTAAAACGAATCTAATCCAAGGCGCGCAGGGTGTTTTGAAACGTATGGAATATTTTATGCTGTAAATCTGCGTTAGGGATTGTAAGGGTTCAGTGCCGATTAAGCATCTGTTTTATTTAATTACGGTATGCTTGCTTGTTTCACAGGTCTTCATCGGTACCGGAGCGAAGCGCAGCCCTGAAAGCCCGACCCTTTCCCGTATTTCGCGGGATTGGGGAACGCCCAAATCAGTTAGGTAACCCGCAAGTTTTTAAAACCTTCAAGGTCTCTTAAGCTTACCCCAATGCCATATGATAAATCTTTTTGTTGTAATCGGGGTTTGCTCCAACCTGTGAGGCTACAAAGGCTCCAACTTTACAGGCATTATCTAATGTAGTTTCTATGGGGTAACCTTGTAGGTAACAAGCAATAAATGTGGCTAAAAAGGCATCACCTGCACCAACCGTATCGGCTACCTGTACCTTGTAGCCTGCGTGTTTAAATAATTTTCCATCTTTTAAAACACACGCACCTTTGTCACCAAGTGTAAGGCAGATCATTTCAATATTAAACTGACTGGAAAGTTGCTTTAAAAGTTGTTCATCTGTATTACCACTTAAGCCAAAAGATTCTTTCACCCATAAAATTTCGTCTTCATTTATTTTTAGGATGTCCGCTTTTGCCAAAAGTTCACCAATTAAATTCTTTGGTATAAAATGGAGCGCGGAGGTTAATGTCGAATATTTTAGTCCTGGCATTTTCTAAAAGTGCAAGAATGGTTTTTTTAGATTTTTCTTCCCTGCAGGTTAAGCTACAATATACCAATGCATCTGCCTGTTTTACGGCTGCTATATTTTCGTCGGTGATTTTGATATCATCCCATGCCACAGGTTGTTTAATAGTATAAGTGGCCTGATGATTTTCGTCCAGCTGCACCATAACCGTACTGGTTGGTAATTCGGTGTTTATTTGAATCAAATCAGTTGGGAAATGATTGCTGGCTAGAAAATTGAATAGCTCTTTGCCGTTTTCATCATTACCTATGGCGCTAATAAAGTTGCCCTCTATACTTTGTTTGTGTAAATTAAGCGCAACGTTCATGCTTGAGCCGCCAGCTTTTTTGCCCTCTGGGAAAACATCCCAAAGTATTTCCCCAATTGTGATTACTTTATTTTGCATAGCAGATTTATAGATGTGTAAATAAAGAATTTTTACGCATGGAACAAAATAATTTGTTTCATATCTTTAATTTTTACCTCAACTCAAATAACCATGAAAAGAATACTGGTAATTGCATTGTTTTTAACTTCTTTTAGCGCATTTGCTCAAAATGCAAAAGATAAACAGGCCATACTTAATTTACTCGAGAAGCAACGTACAGATTGGAACAAAGGTGATGTTGAAGCGTTTATGCAGGGTTATGAAAAATCAGACAGTTTACTTTTTGTAGGTAAAAATGGCCCAACTTATGGCTGGCAAAAAACATTGGATAATTATAAAAAAGGCTACCCGGATAAATCGGCAATGGGTTTTTTGGTGTTCGGAATTAAAAAGGTCGATTTTTTAAAGCCTGATTTGGCTTTTGTATTGGGCAGCTGGAATGTTAAACGCGAAAAAGACGAGCTTAAAGGATATTTTACCTTGTTAATTAAAAAAATTAAGGGCGAATGGAAAGTGGTTGCTGATCATAGTAGTTAAGTGTGAAAGAGGTTAGATGTAAAATGGATGAGGGAGACAAAGTTGAGTTGGTAAAGAAGCTTCCCCGGGTCGTCATTTCGAGCGGAGTGCAACGAAGTCGAGAAATCTGTCTAGATGGATCTCTCCATTCCACTGCGTTTCAGTCGAGATGACGCCGTTTAATTAAGTAAAGGTAGGGGCTATGGTTAATTTATTCTCCCAACTTAAAATCCTTATAATAATAATCCTTATCATCATCTGTTAAGTGACGGATTACCCTGCATGGATTTCCTGCAGCAAAAACATGATCAGGAATATCCCTGGTTACAACACTACCTGATCCGATTACCACATTTGATCCTATTTTTACCCCTGGGTTAATTACTACATTACCACCGATCCAAACACTGTTACCAATGGTAACTTCTTGTGCCCATTCATATTCCTGATCGCGTAAATGGGAGTGGATAGGATGACCTGCTGTATAAATAGCCACGTTTGGCGCAATAAACACATTATTGCCAATGCGTACCTTGGCGCAATCTAAAATAACAAGGTTAAAATTTGCATAGAAATTATCACCAATTTCGATATTGTAGCCATAATCGCATCTAAAAGGCTGCTCCACATAAAACATTCTTTCTGTTTTTCCGAATAATCTTTTTAGTAATTCTTTACGCTGTTTGATAAATTTTGGTGCAAGGTTATTAAACTCGAAAACAATTTCACGTGCTTTTAATCTTTCTTTTGATAGTTCTCCGCCGCCAGCCTGATAAGCCATGCCAGCTAACATCTTTTCTTTTTCGCTAAGGATATTGTTTTCCATTGGTATCTGATCTTTTTGAATTTATGCTAAAACTAAAAGTTTAGCACACAATTATAATAAAAAACGGGGCTATCGTAACCGATGCCCCGCTATATTTTAATTTTCAGTACTTTTCTATGGTCTGCCTTTGGCTAAAGCCCTCTCAGCAATTTTAACTGCTTTTTTTTCTCTCCAGTGAGCGTATTTTTCTTTGAAAGTCATTTTAATTAAACTGTCTATAGCACCGTGGGTAAATAAGCTCCAAACACTGGCTACTTTACGTGTAATGGATTGATCCCAGGCCCTTAAGCTTAAAGAAAATGAACCATCCAAATATTTCATCCAATGCCACATTCCGGTTGGCATAAATAAAGTATCGCCATGCTCCAGGAAAACTTCATAACCTTCTACACCATTCAGTGCCGGGAATTTTTCAAAATCAGGATTGGCAACATCGTAATCTTCCAAAGCATAAGTTGCATTGGGTAAGCAATACAATCTGTCTTTCCATTTATTATCGAAAAGAACGATGTGTTTTCTGCCGCCAAAATGTGTATGGAAAATATGCGGTAAATCGATATCGTAATGTAAAAAGGTTACTGAGTTAGAACCGCCAAAGAACATTGCCGGCATACTTTCGATAAAACCGCCCATTAAATCTTTAGGGATTTTTACATCATTGATTAAACTTGGTACTTTCTTAAACAGGTTAAAAAAGAATATACGCAGTTCCGTTGGCTCGCGTTTAATTAAGTCAAGGTAATCGCCAAATTTCATATGCGCCGTAGCTGCATTAATTGGTTTTGACGGATCTGCTTTAGAGTTGTCGTAAAGTGGAACTTCAAGCTCGCCACCAATTTCCTTTAAATATTCAGTCGTCCATTTTTCTCTGGCAGGCCAGTCTTTGGTTAGGCCCTTGATTACTAACGGACGTTTAGTTTTCAGATAATTTTTCTTAAAATCTTCGGGAGTGATGCTCTCAACGATATCAACAGGTTTTAAAATGAAACTCATGCGCTTAAAATCGGTTATTTGTGCCGAACAACAAATGTGTAAATTTTATTTTACAAAATTGATGTTAACAGGTAAATGTGACTAAAATCACGTAATCTAAAATTAGTAAATACTTAACAATTTAATAATTATGCCTCAACTTTATTTTTAACTATTTCGGCGTAGGCAGCGTTCCACAGGTCGATCCTTTTTTGTAAGGCTTGTTTTGTGGTTTCTTCTGCCTCAGCCCAAAAGGTTTCATCTTTTTCGCAAAGCTTCTCTGCCATGGAGAGTGCCAAATGGCTATGGTGATCGCCATCTACTTCTATATGGCGTTCTAAGTAGTATTTAAAGATCGAAACTTTATCCGCCTGGGTGCTATTCAGGTCATTTACCAGGCTAAAAAACATGTTTGGAATTAAATCCTCGCGACCAAAAGTAAAACTTGCTGCCTGTAAATGTGTTTTTCCACTATTAATGGTTTCGAAAGTTGCATTAACAAAATCTTTTGCCGTTGCAGGTACTCCGGCAATTTCGAAAGCCTCATTAAAGCTTTTTCCGTTTTTTAGTTCCTGTAAAAAGGTGTTGATGGGTTTGGTATTGGCACCGCATTGCTCCATTGCATCTAAATATAACTCGAAGTGGCTTTTAATGGCGCCATTAGCATCCACATCTGATTCTTCACCCGCTACAATTTCATTGATCAATTGCCGGGTAACAGGATCACCTACTGGAAACCAAGGTAGTGTAGTGCAGGTTAAATTAATTTGTAAAGCTTTAAGGAGCGACATGAAATCCCAAACGGCAAAAATATGATGTTCCATAAAGATCCGAAGATCTTCTATTTCACTAATGGCCGAATAAACTTTATGGCTAATAATTTCCTGTCTTAGTGCTTCTATTCTTTCTTGGATTTTTATAATGTTTGGATGCATATATTGAATGAGTAAATGATTGAATGAGTGAATGTTTTGTGTGAGATTAATTCTCTCATCCTATCATTCAATAATTCTTTCATTATTTTACTTTGGTAAATTGTTTTCTAACGCTTTACTTGCTCTTTTAATTGCAAGTTCTTCTTTCCATTGCATGTACTTTTCGCGGTAGTTTGCTTTCATAAAGTCGTCAAATTTACGCTGTAAAGTTAAGTTATACAAGCTTTTTGCTTTCACGCCCCAGCTTTTATCCCATGCCCTTAAACTAATGGAAAAAGATCCATGCAGGTATTTCATCCAGTGCCAGTATCCGGTTGGCATAAATAAAGTATCGCCATGTTCTAAAAAAGCTTCGACGCCCTGAACACCTTTTAACGCAGGAAATTTATCAAAATCAGGGTTTTCCACATCGTAATCTTCTAAGGCGTAAGTGGCATATGGAATTTGGTATAAACGTTCTTTCCATTTGTAATCAAATAAGATCACATGTTTTCGTCCATTAAAGTGAGTATGAAAAATGTGTGCTAAATCGATGTCATAGTGCAAAAAGGTTACTGAACCTTTACCGCCGAAGAACATGGTGGGGTAGCGATCTAAAAAACCGCCCATTAAATCTTTTGGTGCGATATAATCTTCCAGCAGCTTAGGTGCAAATTTTATGGGATCGAACAGAAAGATGCGTAGATCGGTCGGTGTTTCTTTAATCAGGTCTATATAATCGCCAAATTTCATTTCGGCAGCAGATGCATTTATGGGTTTTGAAGGATCAGCTTTAGAACTGTCGTAAAGCGGAACAGTTTTATCACCAACAACTTCTTTCATGTATTCCATCGTCCATTTTTGATAAGCAGGCCATTTTTTGGCCATATTTTTTATTACCAAAGGTTTACGTGGTTTAAGGTAGTTCAGCTCGAAATCTGACTTAGATATGTCTTCAACTACATCTATCGGAGATAAATTGAATTTCATGTTAAGTAACTATTAATGCAGCAAAATTAAATAGTTAAAAAAACTTAAACCCTAGAAATGCCAAAACTTTAAAAAAGCCTGACATTCATCTAAAAAAGTCAGAAAGTATGACAATTATCGATAAAAAACGCTCTTGCGGTTAAACAAGAACGTTATGTAAAATCACACGAGACGTGATATATTTTTAATAAGATATCTTTTTCTGCTCATACTTACGATAAATAAATCATAGCGGTTTTTTAACTGATTTAATTATCAAAAGCAAAAACGTTCTAACAAAAGCCAGAACGTTTTATACTGATTATAAGGATATCTAAATTTTATTTCGGCATTAAAACAGTATCAATTACATGGATTACACCATTTTTTTGGTAAACATCTGCAATTGTAACAGTGCTCATTCCGCCTTTTTCATCTTTCAAAACTAATTTTTTGCCTTCCATCCAGGCCCAAAGTTTACCGCCTTGCACTGTGGTAAGTTCAGCTTTGCCACCACCAGCTTTTATTGCTTTTGCAATTGCTTTGCTGTCCATTTTACCGGCCACAACATGGTAAGTTAAAATAGTAGTTAGGGTTGCTTTGTTTTCTGGTTTAACCAAATTGCCTACAGTTCCGGCAGGAAGTTTATCAAATGCAGCGTTTGTTGGTGCAAAAACGGTAAAAGGACCAGCGCTTTTTAAAGTTTCAACTAAACCTGCTGCTTTTACTGCTGCAACCAGTGTAGTGTGGTCTTTCGAATTTACAGCATTATCTACAATATCCTTATTCGAATACATGGCTGCGCCGCCAACCATTGGATTTTTTTGAGCGTAAACTTGTGTAGTGAATGCCATGGTAATTACGGCAAATGCAGTTAAGATTAAATTTTTCATTATTTCTAATTTTTAAGTTTCTGTTATTTGATTCCATTTACGACGGCTTGCAGATACTTGGTTTTTAGAAATGAAAAATAATTTTTAATGTGTTGATTGTTAGTGTTTTAATTTTTATTTTTTTTGATTTGTAAAGATGCTGTGGTGGTTCTTCTGGTGGGCTAGTCCCGTTTTTCGCTAAATCTTTTGGCTGTTCTTCGGCTCCGCTTAGAATAACGCCAAAAGGATATCGCTTCAACCGGGTTTATTTAGCAAAGGTCTGTTCTTCACTAAACTTGCGATTTGACCGACCAGTGAATTTCTCGGAACTCGATGATCCGCTTAATGCCCAGCACCAAACGCTTCTCTAATTTACCTTCGCCATCCTTACTTTTTTAGAAAAAATCTTAGGAAAAAAGCGTTTCAATAACACGGCTCTGGTTTCTTTTCCACCGATATAAACTTCTTCCTTTTTATTTTTAACAGCTTGTACAATTTGCCTGGCACATTCAGCAGGTGTCATGGCGTTTTCATGCGCGTCACCCATTTTATTTAAGGGCTTACCATCTGCGGTAAGTGCATTGTAGGTCACAT
Encoded proteins:
- a CDS encoding sigma 54-interacting transcriptional regulator; protein product: MQNTTLGELKTTGYKSRSVKEELRENLIKVLRDKKTEFEGIIGYDETVIPELQTAILSRHNILLLGLRGQAKTRIARLMVNLLDEYVPYVAGSEIFDDPLNPISWYAKNEIAIKGDDTEIAWLHRNERYTEKLATPDVTVADLIGDVDPIKAATLKLTYNDERVIHFGLIPRAHRSIFVINELPDLQARIQVALFNMLQEKDIQIRGFKLRLPLDIQFVFTANPEDYTNRGSIVTPLKDRIESQILTHYPKTIEISRKITFQEAKLTADQKANIEADGLVKDLIEQIAFEARKSEYIDQKSGVSARLTISAYENLISTAERRMLIAGEKNTFVRLSDLAGIIPAITGKIELVYEGELEGPAHVATTLIGKAVKTLFARYFPDPEKAKKSKTANPYTEVTEWFTEGNNVDVTDALTNAQYKKALMLVPNLYDLVKKFHPKLSENQTLLLMEFVLHGLAEYSQLSKNFLNGGFGFSDMFGSLFNAEFDEEEDEDDFR
- a CDS encoding VWA domain-containing protein, giving the protein MRGFRFSDYKPGDAPKGGFDELLKLFSELLNYTAGDAAEALSWLNELDKQYKLTNNDYGIGNFIDDLKDKGYLTEDNQSGEFKITAKTEQTIRKSALDEIFGKLKKSGRGNHNSNQSGVGEEKNADRREYSFGDSLDQIDMTASIHNAQINHGIGDFTLTDRDLEVEEKDFKTLTSTVLMIDISHSMILYGEDRITPAKKVAMALAELIKTKYPKDTLDIVVFGNDAWPISVKDLPYLQVGPYHTNTYAGLELAADLLRRRKTHNKQIFMITDGKPTCLKENGKYYKNSMGLDRKVINKTLNMAAQCKRLKIPITTFMIAKDPYLQQFVRQFTEINGGRAFYSSLNGLGEYIFEDYIKNRRKTVK
- a CDS encoding DUF3861 domain-containing protein, which codes for MAKRTNRYKLTLEEISLAREEDISNAPLTLEFDNHDNIFSIINAIKSKNIFEDENQSIEFAIGLKMFTEVVLKNRDQELFKELQPAIGEFMKKLKNK
- a CDS encoding response regulator transcription factor, with protein sequence MSKEVKILIVEDDENLRFLVAHRLKAEGYTVLEANDGEAGERMILADQPDIVLLDWMMPGKQGAEVCENVRKQGFENLIIMMTAKAQDVDKIDAYNFGASDYITKPFNMDVLVAMLESKVKFIVNKDTAEIHRFGNMEHHPNIHTLFRDGKKIELTILENRILLYFLRNPGKVINRDELMLVVWGYNSDVNTRTLDMHIVRLRKKIELNPDNPQLLQTVRGVGYRFNAG
- a CDS encoding sensor histidine kinase KdpD codes for the protein MNKLLAFTQIENKAIKLNREEVNIVDFIESTIESHTLKHPDFMITYEVVGFKTFITDPVLLGSLFDNLAENAYKYSKPEQKKLHISAKLIKGVLVFRFADKGIGIASSELNNIFKKFFRIQNEYNQMGSVGLGLAFCKELVNFMEGEISVKSKVGSGTEFKIVLPYNS
- a CDS encoding AAA family ATPase, which translates into the protein MRLNQDNVPDRYPFNIPCIKSFEELAFHPNVTFFTGENGVGKSTLIEAIAVYLGFNAEGGSKNFNFSNAETHSDLHNFLTISKSFKKPRDGYFLRGESFYNVASEIDKLDEDFDGPKIINSYGGLSLHEQSHGQSFWALFMNRFSGNGVYILDEPESALSATKQIAMLSKIYNLANKNAQFIIATHSPILLSYPDAWIYEMTEDKITRVKYEESEVYRVYKSFLDHPQRILDNLFTSNT
- a CDS encoding carbohydrate kinase family protein, which codes for MAKADILKINEDEILWVKESFGLSGNTDEQLLKQLSSQFNIEMICLTLGDKGACVLKDGKLFKHAGYKVQVADTVGAGDAFLATFIACYLQGYPIETTLDNACKVGAFVASQVGANPDYNKKIYHMALG
- a CDS encoding metallophosphoesterase, which encodes MGRLPFIIAACIFIIAFDIYCYKAIIAVFKKWKPGTKKVFGIIYWTYSALLIIGVFCGIYLNLFLTLRAIILVAFFLTVACKLAMLPFLVLDDLRRLFIKIFRRNKKSEVSTAQNSATVAEPISRSEFLVKAGLVAAAVPLTSLSWGIISGAYDYQVRRVNLILPNLPKAFDGITMGQISDIHSGSFYNKTAVKGGVEMLLREKPDFVFFTGDLVNNLTNEVRDYQDIFSKIKAPLGVYSSLGNHDYGDYYFGKESSPAKVKNLKDMVDVHKVMGYDLLMNENRRLKVDGEEIGILGIENWGMGRFPKYGKMELAVQNTDDLPVKLLLSHDPSHWRGEVLKKYPQIDAMFSGHTHGMQFGVRLKEFQWSPVQYIYKEWAGLYQEQKQQLYVNVGYGFLGYPGRVGVLPEITIFTLKRA